AACAAATAAAATCACATCACGCTACTATCGCAAATATCCTACAAAACGTCTGACGGCTCCCCAGCTCTCATCCGCAAGGAATACAACTTTATGCCTCTAACTAGAATTTCTTAAATCCGTACTCCGCCCACTTGGGCCTTAGCCCCCTCTCTCTACAGCCCCTTCTTCCGTTCGATCCACTTTTCCACGACGGGCGGTTCGTAGGCTGCGAACTTGTCGAGGAGGTCGGCGGGGGTGTCCGAGGTCAGGACCATGCTGCGATGTTCGGACATGAGAAAGCCTTCATCCACCATGCGATCAAAGTGGTCGGCCATGCATTTGTAGTAGCCGTTCACGTCGAGCAGACCGCAGGGCTTGGCGTGGTAGCCGAGCTGATTCCACGTCAGCACCTCGAAGAATTCCTCCAGCGTGCCGATGCCCCCGGGCAAGGCGATGAATCCGTCGGACAGGTCGGCCATGCGCTTCTTGCGCTGGTGCATGGACGTGACCACATGGATGTCGGTCAGCCCTTCATGGGCGATTTCCTTCTGCACCAGCAGCTCGGGAATCACGCCCACGACCTCGCCGCCAGCCTCCAGAGCCGCGTCGGCCAGCCTGCCCATCAGGCCCACTGAAGAGCCCCCGTAAACAACGCCAATGCCGCGTTCGGCCAGTTCACGGCCGAGTGCGACCGCAGCCTGCCTGTATTCGGGCCGATTCCCCGGGTTGGACCCGAGATACACGCAAATCCGTTTCATGCCGTTTTCCTCGTCAATATGCAGATGGTTCGAAAAACATAGGCCCAACGCACACTTGCGTGCGCGAAGGGCCTGCGTTGTCATGGCAACGAAATAATCGGACCTTTCCGACAAGTTGCCGGAAACGCCCGAAACGGGTGGTCAGCAGCTTTCCACTGCCTTGCGCATGTCCTCCACGAACTCGTCCACCATTTCCTCGGTGGTGGCCCATGAGGTCATCCAGCGCAGGGTGTGGTCATGCTCGTCCCAGACATAGAAATAGTATTTCTCCAGCAGGATTTCCGTGGCTGCCGGGGGCATGGTGGCGAACACCGCGTTGCAGTCCACGCTGCCCTTGATGGTCACGCCCGGAATCTGCCCGGCCTTTTCCGCCAGACGGCGGGCCATGGCATTGGCGTTGCTCGCATTCTTCAGCCACAGGTCATCCTTGAGATACGCCTGAAGCTGGGCCGACACGAACCGCATCTTGGACACGAGCTGCATGGCCTGCTTGCGCAGGTACGGAAACCCGCTCCCGATGTCCGGATTCAGGAAAAGCACGGCCTCGGACATGATGCAGCCGTTCTTGGTGCCGCCAAAGGACAGCAGGTCCACGTCCAGAGCCGTGGTCATGTCGAAAAACGAGCAGTCCAGCGCGGCGCAGGCATTGGCGATGCGCGCGCCGTCCATGTGCACGAGCAGGTCGCGGTCATGGGCAAACTGGCAGATGTCCTCGATCTCCTTCAGGGAATACAGGGTGCCCACCTCGGTGGGCTGGGTGATGGAGATGACCTTGGGCTGGCTGGCGTGCACGAAGCCGATGTGCCCCAGATACGGAGCAATGGCGCGAGGCGTGAGCTTGCCGTTCTCCGTGGGCACGGGCACCAGCTTGATGCCGCCGAATGCCTCGGGCGCGCCGCACTCGTCCGTGTTGATGTGCGCCACGTCCGAACAGATCACGGAATTGTAGGTATGGGTCACGGCGCGCAGGCCGAGCACGTTGGCCGCGGTTCCCGTGGTCACGTAGTGAATGCGGGCCTGAGACCCGAAATATTCCTTGAGCACCTCGTCGGTGTGAATGGAGATTTCATCGTCGCCATAGGCCTTCATGTCGCCGGGATTGGCGTCCACAAGGGCCTGCATCACGGCGGGATGCGCACCGGAATTATTGTCGCTGGCAAAAGAACGCATGGATTTCCTCGCGTTGGCGGACAGTCCCCCGGGGCGGTCCCTATCCGCGGGTTTCATGGTTGCGACCGCCGGATCAGGCGATCCCGAAAAAAGTCCTTGCCGTATCGGATTTCAGGATGTGGTCGGCCAGATCGGCATAGCCCGAGGCTGCCGGATGCACGCCGTCCCCCTTGTTCAACGCCTCGCCATATACGAAGGAATGGTGCATGGCGTCAAATGCGGGCACGAACGGGATTTCCAGCCTGCGGCACATGGCCTCGAACTGGCGGGACAGGGATGCAATCTCGGCCCGTTTGTCAGCGTCGTTCACCGGGGTCGGCCCGATCACGAGCACGTCTCCGACCTGCCTTGCCTGCATGAGCATGGCAACGGCAGCGCCCAGACTCTCCTCGGCCGGAATGCTGTTGGCCACATCGGCCACGCCGAAGCTGAATACCAGTTTGGCTGGCTCCTCGGGCAACAGCCGAAGCGAGCTCTCGGATTGCCAGCGATGCCGCATTCTGACCGTGGTGTCCTTGCGCACGCCCAGATTGTACGCGGTCACGCTTTCGCCCTGCTCGGCAAGCTGCCGGGCAATGCGTCCGGTCCAGCCCAGCCCGGTCTCGTCCCCGAATCCAAGGGTCAGGGAATCCCCGATGAAACAGATGACCATGACGACTCCTATTCCTTTGTTCGTACCGAAGCGGCATCCATGTCCACGGCAAACACCTCGGTGATTTCCAGCACCCGCTCATCGCAGGGGAGCACTTCCCCCGCGTATTTGCGCACGAGCGCATCCAGCCCGGTCCTGCGTTCATCCCCCTCGGCAATGCGGGGAATGCCCCTGCCCATGACCGATCGAAACCGATACCCGTATTTGCAGGCCGTGTCTCCGGTCCTGAGCTTCAGGTCCACTGCCATGGAAAAGGCCAGCGGCCTGCCCGAGGTCAGAATACGAGCCTTGCGCCCCTTTCTGCCGGAATGCAGATACAGGGTCTGCCCCACCAGAACGAAATTCACGGGCACGCAATACGGGCCTTCGTCATCGCACAGGGCCAGCCACAGCACGTCGGCCCGGCCGCATACATCCCGGATCGCGTCCGGGTCATTGGTCACGCCTTTGCGCATTTTTCCTCCGGGCTTTGAAAAAAAACAACAAACGGTTTATTAATCCTCCATGAGGCAGAACACAACCGCCGGGCTCTGGTCCGTGGTGATCCCCGTACTGAACGAAGCCGCCGCCATGGGAGAATGCATTCGGCATGTCCGCATGATTGCGGGGGATGCTCCCGTGGAAATCATTGTCGCGGACGGCGACCCCACGGGGTCCTCCCTGAACGCGATCACCGATCCCGACGTGATCCGCGTGCATTCCGGCCCCGGGCGCGGCATCCAGATGAACCGGGGTGCGGAAGTGGCCAACGGCGACATGCTCCTGTTTCTCCACGCGGACACCGCCCTGCCCGAACACGCCCTGCGCACGGCGCGCCTTGCCCTGTCCGGCCGGGCCGTTGCCGGTGCCTTTTCCCTGTCCATGGACTCGGACAGTCCATTGCTGCACATGGTGGCATGGTTCGCCAACATCCGATCCCGTCTGGAACGCGTTCCCTACGGAGATCAGGCGCAGTTCATCCGGACCGACATTTTTCGCGAATTGGGCGGTTTCGCGGAAATACCGCTCATGGAAGACGTGGAACTGTTCACCCGTCTGAAAAAACGACGCCTGCCCATCGCCATCCTCAAAGCGAGGGTCCGCACCTCGGCCCGGCGCTGGGAACAGGACGGCGTGTTCGCCCGCACCCTGAAGAACTGGATCATCCGCATCAGATATGCGCTGGGAACTTCTCCGCAGGCTCTGGCGCACGGCTATGCCCCGCCTGCTTCGCCCCCGGAAACCGCTTCCGAAAAGGAGTCCGCATGAACAGCTGCATCCTTTTTTTCGTCAGATACCCGGAGCCCGGAACCGTCAAGACACGACTTGCCGCAAATACCACGCCCGAGGCAGCTGCGGAATTCTATCAGGCTCTGGTGGAGGAAAAACTGCCGGAACTCGCCCGCGCCACGGATGCGGAACTGTTCGTCTGCTACTCGCCGGAAGACATGTGCGACGCCATGACCGACTGGCTGGGACACGACTACCTCTACCTGTCGCAAAAGGGTGCGGAACTGGGGAAACGCATGGAAAACGCGTTTCGTGAAGTCTTTTTCATGGGCTATGAGCACGCCGTGCTCGTGGGCAGCGACATCCCGATGCTCGACGGCCCGATTCTGACACGTGCGCTGCAAGGTCTGAAGAATCACGATGCCTGCATCGGCCCGACCGAGGACGGCGGTTACTATCTCATCGGATTTCAACGCGGCTCGTTCACGCCGGAAGTATTCCGCGACATGGAATGGAGCCGAAACGACGTGCTGGAGCGCACCATGCATCGCCTTGCGGCTCTGGGCGTGGATGCCGAACAACTGGACATGCTGGACGACGTGGACACTCTGGAGGATCTGGAAGCGCTGGTCACGCTCGGCGCAAACGGCCCGCTCAGGGGAAACGTCCTGCAAGCGGCCCGCAGACTGATACAACGATGATTTGTCGATAACGGTTGCCTTTTCATTCAACCTCGCCATAAAAAAGGGAAAACGAAAAAGGACGAACCATGCACCCGGAATCCCGAAGCACGCTGCCCATTGACCGGCTCATGGAGCCGTTCGACACATTCTTCAAGATGGAGGCCGCAGGCGGCCTTGTCCTCATGTTCTGCACCATTGCGGCGCTGGTCTGGGCCAATTCGCCATGGGCAGACACCTACCACGCCCTGTGGCAGACTCCGCTGACCGTGGGCATAGGCTCATGGAGCCTGTCCAAGGCGGCCATCCTCTGGATCAACGACGGCCTCATGGCCGTGTTCTTCTTTCTGGTCGGTCTGGAAATCAAGAGGGAGATTCTGGTGGGTGGCCTGTGCTCCCCCAAACAGACCATCATGCCCGTTGCCGCTGCCGTGGGCGGCATGGTGGTGCCCGCCGCCATATTCCTCGCCTTCAACAACGGCCTTGATTCCGTGTCCGGCTGGGGAATTCCCATGGCAACGGACATCGCCTTTGCTCTGGGCATTCTGTCCCTGCTGGGCAGGCGCGTGCCCGTGGGGGTGAAGATATTCCTCACTGCCGTGGCCATCGTGGACGACATCGGCGCAATTCTGGTCATCGCCATCTTCTATACCTCGTCGCTGAACATTTCCATGCTCGTTGCCGGGCTGGTCGTGCTGGTGCTCATGGCCGGACTGAACCGCATGGGCGTGCGCCACTCCGTGCCCTACCTGCTGCTGGGCGCACTGATGTGGCTGGCCTTTCTCAAGTCCGGCATCCACGCCACCATTGCGGGCGTTCTGGCTGCCTTCACCATCCCGGCCTCCCGGCAGATGGATTGCAGCGCGTTCGTGGAGGAAATGCGGCAGGATGTGGAGGAATTCGAAATGGCGGTCACTCCGGGCAAGACCGTGCTGACAAACAAGGAACAGCAGTCCGCGCTCTGGAGCATGGTGGACGTATTCAAGCAGTCCACAGCCCCGCTTCAGGTCATCGAACACGGCCTGCACCCCTGGGTTTCGTTCCTCGTCATGCCGATATTCGCGCTGGCAAATGCTGGCGTGGCGCTCGAAGCGGACGTGTTTCAGGAACTCATGACTCCGGTGTCCCTCGGCATATTTCTCGGGCTGATCATGGGCAAGCAGATCGGCATAACAGGCGCATGCTGGCTGCTGGACAAATTCGGGATCGCCGAATTTCCGGAGCGCGCCACACTCATGCACCTGTACGGCGCAAGCTGGCTTGCGGGCGTGGGCTTCACCATGTCCATCTTCATTGCCAACCTCGCCTATGACGAAGGCACGCGATATGTGGAACTGGCCAAGATCAGCATCCTGTTCGCCTCGCTCGTGGCCGGAACCGCCGGATACCTGATTCTCCGTTTTTTCGCCCCGGACACGTCCGAAGGGCAGCATTAGCAACAACACAAACCTCAAACAGCAAAGGAGTCCTGCATGGGATTGCTTGACGGCCTGATGGGCAACGCCTCGGAAATCGACGTGAACGAGATTCAGGAGGAATTCGGCCCGATCCTCGGCGACAGTGAACGCGTGCTCGCTGCATACAAGATCATCCGCGACCTGTTCGTGTTCACCACCGGCAGACTCATTCTGGTGGACAAGCAGGGCCTGACCGGAAAAAAGGTGGAATACAATTCCATCCCCTACAAATCCATCACCCGCTTTGCCGTGGAATCCGCCGGGCACTTCGACATGGATTCCGAACTCAAGAT
Above is a window of Pseudodesulfovibrio tunisiensis DNA encoding:
- a CDS encoding TIGR00730 family Rossman fold protein; protein product: MKRICVYLGSNPGNRPEYRQAAVALGRELAERGIGVVYGGSSVGLMGRLADAALEAGGEVVGVIPELLVQKEIAHEGLTDIHVVTSMHQRKKRMADLSDGFIALPGGIGTLEEFFEVLTWNQLGYHAKPCGLLDVNGYYKCMADHFDRMVDEGFLMSEHRSMVLTSDTPADLLDKFAAYEPPVVEKWIERKKGL
- a CDS encoding threonine aldolase family protein: MRSFASDNNSGAHPAVMQALVDANPGDMKAYGDDEISIHTDEVLKEYFGSQARIHYVTTGTAANVLGLRAVTHTYNSVICSDVAHINTDECGAPEAFGGIKLVPVPTENGKLTPRAIAPYLGHIGFVHASQPKVISITQPTEVGTLYSLKEIEDICQFAHDRDLLVHMDGARIANACAALDCSFFDMTTALDVDLLSFGGTKNGCIMSEAVLFLNPDIGSGFPYLRKQAMQLVSKMRFVSAQLQAYLKDDLWLKNASNANAMARRLAEKAGQIPGVTIKGSVDCNAVFATMPPAATEILLEKYYFYVWDEHDHTLRWMTSWATTEEMVDEFVEDMRKAVESC
- a CDS encoding GDSL-type esterase/lipase family protein, yielding MVICFIGDSLTLGFGDETGLGWTGRIARQLAEQGESVTAYNLGVRKDTTVRMRHRWQSESSLRLLPEEPAKLVFSFGVADVANSIPAEESLGAAVAMLMQARQVGDVLVIGPTPVNDADKRAEIASLSRQFEAMCRRLEIPFVPAFDAMHHSFVYGEALNKGDGVHPAASGYADLADHILKSDTARTFFGIA
- a CDS encoding pyridoxamine 5'-phosphate oxidase family protein — encoded protein: MRKGVTNDPDAIRDVCGRADVLWLALCDDEGPYCVPVNFVLVGQTLYLHSGRKGRKARILTSGRPLAFSMAVDLKLRTGDTACKYGYRFRSVMGRGIPRIAEGDERRTGLDALVRKYAGEVLPCDERVLEITEVFAVDMDAASVRTKE
- a CDS encoding TIGR04283 family arsenosugar biosynthesis glycosyltransferase, with protein sequence MRQNTTAGLWSVVIPVLNEAAAMGECIRHVRMIAGDAPVEIIVADGDPTGSSLNAITDPDVIRVHSGPGRGIQMNRGAEVANGDMLLFLHADTALPEHALRTARLALSGRAVAGAFSLSMDSDSPLLHMVAWFANIRSRLERVPYGDQAQFIRTDIFRELGGFAEIPLMEDVELFTRLKKRRLPIAILKARVRTSARRWEQDGVFARTLKNWIIRIRYALGTSPQALAHGYAPPASPPETASEKESA
- a CDS encoding TIGR04282 family arsenosugar biosynthesis glycosyltransferase, which produces MNSCILFFVRYPEPGTVKTRLAANTTPEAAAEFYQALVEEKLPELARATDAELFVCYSPEDMCDAMTDWLGHDYLYLSQKGAELGKRMENAFREVFFMGYEHAVLVGSDIPMLDGPILTRALQGLKNHDACIGPTEDGGYYLIGFQRGSFTPEVFRDMEWSRNDVLERTMHRLAALGVDAEQLDMLDDVDTLEDLEALVTLGANGPLRGNVLQAARRLIQR
- the nhaA gene encoding Na+/H+ antiporter NhaA; this translates as MHPESRSTLPIDRLMEPFDTFFKMEAAGGLVLMFCTIAALVWANSPWADTYHALWQTPLTVGIGSWSLSKAAILWINDGLMAVFFFLVGLEIKREILVGGLCSPKQTIMPVAAAVGGMVVPAAIFLAFNNGLDSVSGWGIPMATDIAFALGILSLLGRRVPVGVKIFLTAVAIVDDIGAILVIAIFYTSSLNISMLVAGLVVLVLMAGLNRMGVRHSVPYLLLGALMWLAFLKSGIHATIAGVLAAFTIPASRQMDCSAFVEEMRQDVEEFEMAVTPGKTVLTNKEQQSALWSMVDVFKQSTAPLQVIEHGLHPWVSFLVMPIFALANAGVALEADVFQELMTPVSLGIFLGLIMGKQIGITGACWLLDKFGIAEFPERATLMHLYGASWLAGVGFTMSIFIANLAYDEGTRYVELAKISILFASLVAGTAGYLILRFFAPDTSEGQH
- a CDS encoding PH domain-containing protein, with protein sequence MGLLDGLMGNASEIDVNEIQEEFGPILGDSERVLAAYKIIRDLFVFTTGRLILVDKQGLTGKKVEYNSIPYKSITRFAVESAGHFDMDSELKIWISGHGDPVVRELKAGTDVVGVQKMLANSVLK